The proteins below are encoded in one region of Sphaerodactylus townsendi isolate TG3544 linkage group LG06, MPM_Stown_v2.3, whole genome shotgun sequence:
- the RPS16 gene encoding 40S ribosomal protein S16, giving the protein MPAKGPLQSVQVFGRKKTATAVAHCKRGNGLIKVNGRPLEMIEPRTLQYKLLEPVLLLGKERFAGVDIRVRVKGGGHVAQIYAIRQSISKALVAYYQKYVDEASKKEIKDILIQYDRTLLVADPRRCESKKFGGPGARARYQKSYR; this is encoded by the exons ATGCCGGCGAAGGGACCCCTCCAGAGCGTGCAGGTTTTCGGCAGGAAG AAAACTGCTACTGCAGTTGCTCACTGCAAAAGAGGAAATGGTCTCATTAAAGTAAATGGAAGGCCTCTGGAGATGATAGAGCCCAGAACTCTGCAGTATAAA CTGCTTGAACCAGTACTCCTTTTGGGCAAGGAGCGCTTTGCAGGAGTTGACATCCGAGTCCGCGTGAAAGGCGGCGGTCATGTTGCACAGATATATG CAATTCGGCAATCTATTTCTAAAGCCTTGGTGGCTTATTACCAGAAGT ATGTTGATGAAGCTTCAAAGAAGGAGATAAAGGATATTCTCATCCAGTACGATCGGACCCTTTTGGTTGCTGATCCTCGTCGTTGTGAATCCAAGAAGTTTGGTGGCCCTGGTGCTCGTGCACGCTACCAGAAGTCTTACCGTTAA